Below is a genomic region from Cottoperca gobio chromosome 24, fCotGob3.1, whole genome shotgun sequence.
GCATTAAACCAAAATGCATAACCAGTTGAAAGCTTGCAGAAACTCAAGGACAAATGTTTTAGTAGAGTTCTGTCCCTGAAGGTGTTTCATCTCATAAAGACTGCAGGTACGTGCAGATTGACGGCTATCACACTGGTAGACATGTTATTAGGTAGTTTCTCTCTGAgcgtgtctttgtgtctctcgcTCCAGGCTCTGCAGACTCGGTGGTTGTTCTCTCTCAGCCACATGAATTGGTGACCATGACGACCGAAGACCATGCATATGGAGAAGATGTGGTGGCGCTGCTGTAGTCTGCCATCATGCAAAATGTCAACACACTGCCTATTTCAGCTGCGCCTGACTGGCGTAGACGTTCGTTTGTAAATAGATTAATGGCTGGCTTTCACCCCTGTAGATACTTGTAATTAGCAACCGATGCTTTTTGACAAGCTGGCAAAGTTTGTACAAACAACCTTTTTCCTCAagtttttgaaaacaaatactCCCAAAGAAATACTGAGACGGGTTTAAAAGTTTATGAAAATATAATGACCATGCATTGTACATTATCATTGTAAACCGCAGTCGGGGGTTGAAATGCAGTGATGACATTCTCTCGTGGAAAATGAGTTCCACTTATTTTTAAAACTTCAATGGCAGATATGATCACCTGTTGAATGTTAATGTACCAGACACGTAGACCCCATTATCATTTTAGTATACTAAAAAACACATGACATTAAAACTACCAAAGCACAGTCCATCACACCGCTGCATGTAAACTTTGGTCTTGCACAGCCGAACAAgccaggcccccccccccccccctgttcaTCAgcctgaggaaaacaaaaacatctctcACACAAATTGTATATCCAGTAATGCATTATCAGAATGTGTATTTTTCACTCAAATGTCAACCTCTAGTGCTTCACTTGTAAGACAACTCATTTACAGCTCAATATATTAACACTTGAAAAtaactgctttttaaaataaatgacgAATTACTCATGAGGTTAGCTCTGCCCAGTTGTAAAACAAACTGCAGACATCTGCGGCCGTTCGATTAGGTAGTGCACATTACCCGTGTTGGTTACTGAGCACCACCTACAGATCAGCAGTGTTTGTTCCTGCCTTCTCCTCAGTGGATCTTCAGGTTGTGGAAGTGATCCAACGTGGCGCCTAAAGCCCAGCTTGCCTCCACGTTGTTCACTTTCTTGGTCAACTaggaaaggggaaaaaaaaacaccaaatcaCTCAAATgccttttgtatttattgaaataaaaaaaagtaacaatGTTTGAGTAGAATTTCATTTATTCCATTCTCTTTTTATAGCATGAATTGTactatttataaaaaagaacaGAGACACATTAGGATTTGTTTGGGTCTGTGTGACAGAAAACAGCAATATTGTCTATATCACtgagtattttaaatgtaaccaTGCTTCAATCAATAGTGCATACAGCCAACTCTGAGCTACACAACTTTAAACGGGTTGATTTCATAATGCCTTACACTATTCCTGTCCATTCCTTTTGTTGCGTCCTTAAAAGCGAGGCCCCAAACCCTGCCTGTTGTATAATGCTGCCTCACCTGCAGCACTGTCCTCTCCTTGAAGCCGAATCCATTCTTGAGCAGACAGGTGATGTAGGTCATGTCCATGCACAGGAAAGCACTGATGGGAGGGTACTTGGTCATCTTATTGCACACTGAGCAGACAAAAGGAATGGATGAGGGCAGGATCTCAGACGGCAGCGAGGACACAAATCCAGACTATTGAGATGCACACTGTTTCAGATACGGGGCGCTGCAGATCTGTCATAGTAAGGATGTATTGCTTTGACCATCTCACCCTCTTTAGCTCTCTTCTTAAAGTCTCTGACCTCCAGCGTCCCTCCATGGACCCCATCTGCAACAGGAGGAGATGGGGGTCATCTTCCACACATTTGAAATCTACATGCACAGTTCTATCATACTAATGATCGAGCTTTTGCCCTCAGCTTGGACCTGCAGAGGTCTACACACCTATAGCTCGTCAAATCCACTGAGACAGGTGCAGATGACTCACAGCTAACTGCCTCTGTCTTGCATTGCAATGGGTAACAACATCCTGCTGGGCCTGTATAattatgtagtgtgtgtgtgtgcgtgcgtgcgtgtgtgctgACCGATAAGGCCTGCATCCACTGCTCTGTCAAAGTAATAGGAGAATGCATAGAATACATTGCTGTCTTGGAGCTCATACGGCTGGTGAATAATCCCCTTCACCACCTTAAGTACTTCCTGATAACAAAGCTTGTATCCGGCGTAACCTGgagaagaaacagacagacagcggtGTAAGTTATGTATACTGTGCTGGAACCACATCTAACTATAAAGCAATGAATCTCTGTCTGTTATGTGAGTATGTCCTTCGCATGTCACAAGAACGTTCATCCGATCTTTTCCACACTTGGCTGGTATATTGAGGCGGACGTGCAGTGTCAAAGTTGGTGCTCGCGACAGGTTcaataataaactttaatacACAAGTGACAGCGATCTGTGCACCAGCAGGGGCTTCAGAGCTCTGCGGACTGAATCGAGCATGTCGTCCACAGCGTGCCTTTATGGGCTGCGGCTCATTGACTGCGCTTCCTTCTGCTGCTGAATATACTGATGTTAGAACCTAACTTTTCTTCACTTCCCTTCACTGAACTCAACGAGCGGATCGCACAGTGAAACATCACCACTCTACCATTGCAACTCAAAATGTGTAAGCTTGCCATACTAACTTATAACATTATCACTGTCAAAATGACTTCGctaattaaaaagtcataatataatatgctgTTAAAAAATGTGCCAATAATAAACGAGTAGATAGAatactatatatgtgtgtgtgtgttggtgttttgtTTCTATAATTATCACtaattttcctgattatacttagTAAACAGGATCTTACCATGTGGGTCTCCGCTCACTTGATAGGTCAGCCCTCCAAAGCTCCAGTCATCCCTGAACTTCCTTGGCAGGCAGGAACTTGTAAAAACCCGCCACTCCAACCCTGTTAGACCACAGACGTGACTTTTTAATTTTCTACCTGGCCCAACAGCTTCACCCGGTCACCATGGTCTGAGACTGACTCAGTCACAAACACTCTCCAAAGCCCTTCGGTGATTCATCTCAGGGTCTCACTTGAATTGTTTTTGAGAGAGAAAACCTTCTCTCTCTTGTTACCTCCTTTAATTAGTATTTGGAGAAATAGGTGGGAAGGAAACAACACCCAAGAGAGCACTTGGAGAACTGACTCAGTAGCCTTCTGAGACGCACTCACTATGAACAACACTGACCCACACAGCTAATGGCAACATGTACAGCACAGTACCTTCTGCACCCAAAGCGCCCAGCGTGGCCAGTCGCGCCGCCATCAGTCCATTTCCAAGGTAACTGGATTAAGTGAAAGGATTGTTTTGCAGTTACAGAAGCAACCAGGAACAGACTGTATGTAACAAGTACGTCATTCTGAAAATAGGCCAAACACATGGTGTCTGCCTATTATTCACTTCCTAATGACTAAACAGATAATAGAAGTTTTCCTAATTAAAAACAGATCAGAGTAAAGTTACAACAACAAAGTCAGTGGCATTTGTAACATAATTAGTCAATGCTGGAGGCCAACCTAAAAATATATGGAAATGActttaaacagatattaaattAGGAATATATTTGATGCAATCAGattgaattcaaatgttttatgaaatatGCATAAATCTTCTGCTACCTGTAAgtgtacaattcaaatgttgaGTTGGAGAAGTCATATCTGGCAACGTAATCGGCGACAGGAACACTTTCAATACTTTTCTGTAGTGGAATATGAAGAACATAGTGGGTTAGTAATCACTTAAGAGTTTAATTTGTAcagaaatcaaaaacaaacgACTGACCCAAGGCTTTGGCAGGAAAGTGATCTGCGTGGATCCTCCTCCCAGATCCAAGATTCCCACTGTCTCCTTGCTTTGTGCATTCAGGTGACCTGAAAACATTTCCTACTTTAATCTAGCAGCCACAACAGAGAGGAGCTAATCAGTTATACCTTAGATGCTATCTTCAAAAGGCCTATTTGACACAGAATGTGCAacccaaaaatataaaatcccAACGCTGTGCCTGATAAAGATCAGAGCTATCCCCCCGAGGCAACGGGATCATAGCTGTATGCATTcagcctgtgtttgtgtctataaTAAGACACTATGATAATTTCACACTAAGTTAAATTTGGATGCGAGTTTACAGTACTCACCTGTCAGATAGTTCACAGATATCCAAGCCAGGATTCCTACATGCAAATGATTATCAAAGCAAGAAACAGAAAGCTGACACTTCAGGTGGAACGCACACATTCATTTTAGAAAAGCTGATGACAAAAGTTCACAGAAATTAAGATTGGCtacaacatatacaaacacGTGCAGACACGTGAGTCAGAgctataataaaaaaacaaggttGAAACGCTGACAAATTAATTACACTGTTGCACAACTGACAATAACAATGTATTACCATATAATTACAGACTTTTAAGGTCACAACAACTTTGCGGTGAAGAACAATATAATTTTCTTCAGTATCATCATAAAAGACGGCAATAGTCTGCTGTAAACAAAGACGTCTTATAGAAATTGCACCTTAAGTATCACTTCACTGATCACTGATGCCTCCTACAAACACGTTGCAGAAAGATGCGATAACTGACGAATGTGTTGCGTGTCGGGGTAGATGTTACCTTCATTTGTGCCGTTCATTATGCTGACGCTGTCGTCTGGGACCAAAAAAGGAGATTGATCAAACACAAGTTGAACCtttggagaaagagggagagcatAAGGACTCCAAGTAAAGCAGCAGAGGAATGGCCTTAATGTTATCTACTGTAATAGTAGCTCATCCAGGGGTGCCCTCTGCTTGAAGGGATTAATTAATTCCCCCAAGAGGATTAGTAAAGTATCATTCATCTTCCAAGGTGCCCCAGGGCCGTCCATTACCATCTTATCCGCTCCACAGGAGCCTTCCAAACTAAGCTTGCACCACTCTGATAACAATACCTTCCCTCTTGTCTGTGTACCGCCTGCCATAACACTGACAATGTTCTTTCCCCTGCTGCCTGCTCCTTCCCTAGATAAGAGGTTGCACTTTCCCTAGAAAGTGTCAGACAATGTAGCGCCGAACAGCTCTGTTATGATAAAGAACTGCACTCTGCTTTACAGAGGTCTCAGCAGTATGTCATGTCTCAGTACTATTGCACTCCTTTACCTGCTCCAATAGAAGCTGAGCTTTCTCTGTGGCCAGCAGCCGAAGTCCAGCTGTAGCTCTGAGAACCAGTGGAGTTCTCTTCCACTCCAGACGGGGCACCGTCTTCTTGGCCACCTTCAACAACATCCTCACTGTGTGTCCAGCCTTTGAAAACAGACACAATGCTCAGAACTCTTTTCACGACAGGCTGACTAGTCAGAGTTGAGAAAACACGTGAAGTGTTACATATCAGCCTGCTTGAATATTCacttgtttgtcatttttgcttTTCTCACTTCCTACTTGCTTTCATTAGCAATGGGATTCCCCGCAGAGAGATGCTATTGGCAGTGTTTGTGAATACAATGTAGAGCTGGCGGACCTTTTCCTTCGGCTCAATATAATTGATTAGACTTGACAATGAGCTCACCATTTCGGGGGAGTCAGCATATGCGGACAAACCAGGCTTTGTGGAATGGAACATCTCATTGTCCAAAACAGGCAGCTCCTCTAAAAGACACAAGATCCGCCCACATCAAATATGCAGCAGCTATTAAAAGCATTAAGAGTCCTAAATCTTCTTAGCATACATATGCAGAATATATCCCCTCATTCAAGATGAGGCATGCTGACTTGAATCTGACAAAATAGGattatttctttaaaagtaAATGAAGTCAAGTATAGCCTCTGTCCCCTGAAGTGAAAATGTGCATGTTTACAGAACTGGGAGGCTGTGATGATAGAGGGAGAACTGAGGAAAGGACTAGAGCCTGCATATCAGCGTGTTACTCTGCTGTTTGCATTGTAAATCAATTGATCACAGGCCATGTAAACACATTACACCCTGACTCCAGTAAATACGCTGATTTAACCTGCCTCTTACCCTGCATGCTGACAGGATTACGTGAGTAAAAGGGCAGAGTGATGAGAGTAATCTGTGTAATATTACCCGAGCCACTCTGGATGAAGGTGTAGACATGGATGCGTGTCCCTGTGCTCCCTGCATCAAACATTACTGCATAGAAAATGCGGCTGTGGTTTGCTGGTCGGCTCAGGCTGGGAAGGATGCTCCCGACGCTGTTGGTCAAATCCAGGAGAGAGGTCTTCTTGGACTGGGCTCGGCTCAGCCCTGCGACCGCGAGCAGAAGCAGGAGTAGAGGTGGCCCGGTGGTCTTCATCTTTACTCTGGAGAATCAACCAGAGAACAATATTATAGGTGTTCTTGTTAGAGCACTATAAAGCTACTATTTCATTTAATGGTTTAGAACGGCTCAAACTGCTGCTGACTAGTATTGGGAGATGTTAAATTACAGCATGACAAGCAGGAGTAAGAAGCAAGAGTTATTTAGATTAGACCACACCCTGTCAGACTCTCTAACCAACCACAGAGACATAGCCCAAAGTCAACCTCTCTACCTGCTGAGTCAACTCCTGTAGACCTCAGAAAACTTCACAACACCATGTTGGACTTAACGTGGTAGAATTTAATCAAAGATTAAATGTGAGGAATTATGATTTCTTAAAAGTCAGGCACTGCTTCTGTGAGAAACCCCTGCTGAGACACAGTCACTCTGCTTACATAGATAATTAACAGACTGAAGACATTTGTACATGAGAAATAATACTGCCTGTGAATTctaattaaagttttaaattTCAGGCATTTAACTTGGGCGCTTATGTCTGGAGCAAGTTACAAAAATTAATAGAAAAGCTACGAGACATGCCATAGAAATTACTTTACAGTTACAGTGAATTTATTTTACAGGACTGTCTTACAACTGAGCACCCTGGCTGTCcattatgtatttatctatctaGCACGCAAATGTTTTAGAAGCTAAGGGGTATCTATAAAGAagagtccatccatccatccaaaggTCGCATGCTCCTTTGTGTGACTTTAATAAAGCATGagatcattttcatttgtgGCCTGCCCTggatatccatccatccatcgtctaccgcttatccggggtcgggtcgcgggggcagcagctccagtaaggaaccccaatcttcccttctccgggccacatcctccagctccgactggggatcccaggccagtgaggagatataatctcgacggtctggtccgtcgaggtccctgaccatcactgccacccgtgtgacagcgcacccgaccccagcggtttttcccatgagtggtgggcccacaggatggatggatgggaggcaccacgtagcttcttcgggctgtgcccgaccgggctacgtggcaaacccggccaccaggtgctcgctgtcgggccctccctctggacctggctccagatgggggccccaggcttcctccaggcagggtctctcctttcctttcctttttttttttcatgaagtcagTTTTGAATATGGATATGTGCTCATTTAAATCAACTCTAAGCTAAAAAACCACCCGCTGGCCTCATACATTTACTTAACTAGTAATATGTGTAAGAAAATGCCACTGAACTTGTCCTGACCATCTCATCATACAAGGCAGATTGCATGCTTCACATCTCAGTGTGTGAGAGCATGTGTTTAATTCTTCACAAGTCTAGCAGTGTGTACTTATGGGACTATGTTTTCACTGAGGTCCTCAGTGacttaatgtaaagtaaagctGTGGCTCCAGAATTGGCAACATGCTCAGAGGCAGAGCAAAAGAAGGAAACCGTGTCAGCCTTTGAGATGAAAACCTCGCATGATTTATATTACTTATATCACCTTCTTGTTCAGTTTTTGCAccattagaaaaataataatatttgcaaCCGTGACTCTGTGTTTTCAGTCACATTGCAGAACTAGTCATTGATTTAAAACGATGTTCTCACTGCTGCGTTTAAATATCAGTTTACCCAAAACATATCCTGTCTACGTTTCTCCCcttgatacatttttacaacatatACCCATATACCAAAGACAGCTCATTCTGGTGCAATAAAATCCATAACAGCTAGCTAGCGTTAGGTTTATTGACCGTAGCTGAGCACCTCATTAACGTTAAGTCTCAGTCAACTACTTTATGATAACATTAGCTAGCGTGGATGCTACGACAAAGAAAGCTAGTGAAGTTTGTTAggaagctagttagctaacAGCCTCACGTCACATCGTGTTCTTCGAAGAACCGAAAACTTAAACCCCAAAAACACACCGAACAGTAAAAATGAGTCTGTATTTAACTTATTGGGAGTGTTTTTGAACGCTGAACACAGTCCGAGCTCACCATGACGTGCGACTACAGCACTCGTCTTGCACGTAATCCTGCAACGATGCTGTTATAGCGGTGTTACTAAATAAAGGTTTAATTAAttgaatatttcaacatttgaaatgttcattCATCTCTGTTGAAATCATGTTCAAGCACTCAGTACCATTGAGCCTTGTGGGCTTCCATACACACGGAGGCGTTACTTACTTTTCCCCAAAACTATTAATCCAAAATGCGTGCATGAGTACGTGTGTGCTTGGGTGCACgcctgcgtgcgtgcgtgcgtgcgtaggtgcgtgcgtgcatgcatggAATCTGAACCAAGGATCAAAGCCCTATTACATAACATAGGCTGTATGATGTCATATGACATATGacatcatacatcatacatCCTACATCATATATTGAGAAAGTATTATTCCTTGTTGCACACATTACCACTCAACATGGATATTAACGAATTCAACATGGATATTAACGAATTCAACATGGATATTATTAACAAACTCAACATGGATATTAACCAACTGTACATGGATATTGACGAACTCGACATGGACATTAACGATCTCGACATGGATTACAAGGTAAGAAAATCTGGCCTGATTTGGAAAGACGTTTACAGCAATCTTCAATTAACTATTtgtgatcaaatcaaatgtggtCTGTCTGAAAGTAAACTTTCAGATTTACTTAAGAGATGCTTTATGAATTGAATTTGTGAAGGAAGTACAACAACTATTAAtcattttgtcacatttcaAACATCCTAATGAGAAGTGTTTTGTTGGAGTGTAAAATATGCCTGGCTCTTAAAAcctgattgtttttctttctagaTTCCATCAGATGAACCTTTAGAACTGGACTCTAGCACATTGGACGTGCCTTCAGTTCACATTTGGTTATTTTGCCCCGTTGATCAATTCATATATGTCGGACATCTCACATGAGTAAGTTACAAGTTACATTTCTTAAAGCAAATAAGATCAGAAATTtggtcaaatgtttgttttgctaAACCATTCCTAATCTTTTTTTTAGAGAATGGATGATGTTAAAAAATTACCAAATggtctcagacacattctgtcTGATGTCCGACATGTGTCATGACATCTTAGATTCGGTCACCGCCACGATCCTGGAGTATGTGGCACCTCAGGTTCAAAGCAAGGAGGAGGATGCCAAAAACTTCTTTCCCACATTGTAAGTCAAAGGTTCACAGCCAAACACCGTTTTATTCACTTTCCCAGTATTTCTGTAAGCAAAGCTGGAAGTTAGCATCGCTCTGGTTACATTGACAAAAAGACAATGGGATTTTTCCGTTGCactttggattattgcagaaaacgTTTATGATACCGACAAGTTTTGTTCAACAAGATGCTCTCCACAAACGAACACCACTTTTATAATTTTTGATGCCTAAATGCAATCAAGTAAATGCATGCCAGTGAAGAGCGGAGTGTGCAAGAAGTCTTTTgaacaaaacgttaaaatctcttcaGCTTCTGTTTACCACAACCCTTATTAttaggcatctaaccaaaaatccattaaaaaacattgatttggagacgagggaacaggaagtgctaaaatgctaactcatttggggttttaggactcattccagCAGCATTTTGTTACCTTGTAATTATTAGAGTCCAGATCAGTTAACTAATGCctgactgtttttcttttcaggaACACTACCGATTATCCGCAATGGCGTAATTTGAGCAGCGTGACAGAGGAAGTTATTCAAGCCAGCTTTGGGGAATCATTTGACTACAGTTTTGGTGCAGCACTAGGATTCCAACAGAAGAGGTCCGACAACTCTGTAACAATACTGAAGCTGTTTGCAGAAGAGGTGACGGAGAGAGTGAACCGGGCACTTCATAAGACCACTCAATCTTCACTGCAGTCAACATCTACCGTGGATGACATAGTTAACTATATCTGCAAAATATTGATTGACTTCGTACAATTAGCCACAGAAGGGAAAGAAGGGAAAGCAACCTGCCCTTCATCAGATGTTTCAGACGTCTCAACCTGTGACATCATACAGCTTCCTGTTATTACCACACAGGAGCTGCCACAGAAATcaggcaaagaagaagaagaagaggaagcacTCTGCTCTTCATCAGATGTTTCAGACGTCTCAACCTGTGACATCATACAGCTTCCTGTTATTACAACACAGGAGCTGCCACAGAAATcaggcaaagaagaagaagaggaagcacTCTGCTCTTCATCAGATGTTTCAGACGTCTCAACCTGTGACATCATACAGCTTCCTGTTATTACAACACAGAAGCTGCCACAGAAATcaggcaaagaagaagaagaagaagaggacgcACTCTGCTCTTCATCAGATGTTTCAGACGTCTCAACCTGTGACATCATACAGCTTCCTGTTATTACCACACAGGAGCTGCCACAGAAATcaggcaaagaagaagaagaagaagaagaggaagcacTCTGCTCTTCATCAGAGATTTTAGACTTCTCAGTCTTTACTACAGAAGAGCAGAACCATAAACCCGACAGAAAAGGCAAAACAGAAGAGGAGCTGCCACAGAGAGATCAGACCTTTCTCGTCTGTTTTGTTAGTAAGCTGGTGGATCACATCGTTCACTCCACCAAGACAACAATATACAACGTGGATTTAGAGGTGATGTTGGAACGACTGAGCGAGAGTACTGTTGgaagtctctctctcacacagacagttGAAAACATCCACATCCCCGTCTATAAAGAGCTTTGCCACCAGTTTGGATCTGCTGCAAGGCTGCAGGCTGCCATGGTGTCCAAAGATGGGAAGTTTGAAGAAGCCGTTGCCAAGTCATTAAAAGCGCAGCTGCAGAAGTCTTCAAGAAAAAACGTCAGCTTCATGACCAAAGTCAAGAAGGCTTTCTGCCGCAAATCTAGAAGAGTTGCTCCCTTCATCGAGATAAACACATCAGTCTCTCAAACTGAAGTCATCGAGCTAGTGAATGGATCGACGCCACCACCTCAGAGGAAACAGAAGTTCCCCGCCATCCGTAGGATGTTCGCCACCGCAGCCAAGTTCCTGAGGAACCCCTTCAGCCAATGCATCAGTGCTGGAACAGACTAAATATTC
It encodes:
- the entpd5b gene encoding ectonucleoside triphosphate diphosphohydrolase 5 isoform X2, with amino-acid sequence MKTTGPPLLLLLLAVAGLSRAQSKKTSLLDLTNSVGSILPSLSRPANHSRIFYAVMFDAGSTGTRIHVYTFIQSGSEELPVLDNEMFHSTKPGLSAYADSPEMAGHTVRMLLKVAKKTVPRLEWKRTPLVLRATAGLRLLATEKAQLLLEQVQLVFDQSPFLVPDDSVSIMNGTNEGILAWISVNYLTGHLNAQSKETVGILDLGGGSTQITFLPKPWKSIESVPVADYVARYDFSNSTFELYTYSYLGNGLMAARLATLGALGAEGLEWRVFTSSCLPRKFRDDWSFGGLTYQVSGDPHGYAGYKLCYQEVLKVVKGIIHQPYELQDSNVFYAFSYYFDRAVDAGLIDGVHGGTLEVRDFKKRAKEVCNKMTKYPPISAFLCMDMTYITCLLKNGFGFKERTVLQVRQHYTTGRVWGLAFKDATKGMDRNSLTKKVNNVEASWALGATLDHFHNLKIH
- the entpd5b gene encoding ectonucleoside triphosphate diphosphohydrolase 5 isoform X3 — its product is MHAFWINSFGEKVKMKTTGPPLLLLLLAVAGLSRAQSKKTSLLDLTNSVGSILPSLSRPANHSRIFYAVMFDAGSTGTRIHVYTFIQSGSEELPVLDNEMFHSTKPGLSAYADSPEMAGHTVRMLLKVAKKTVPRLEWKRTPLVLRATAGLRLLATEKAQLLLEQVQLVFDQSPFLVPDDSVSIMNGTNEGILAWISVNYLTGHLNAQSKETVGILDLGGGSTQITFLPKPWKSIESVPVADYVARYDFSNSTFELYTYSYLGNGLMAARLATLGALGAEGLEWRVFTSSCLPRKFRDDWSFGGLTYQVSGDPHGYAGYKLCYQEVLKVVKGIIHQPYELQDSNVFYAFSYYFDRAVDAGLIDGVHGGTLEVRDFKKRAKEVCNKMTKYPPISAFLCMDMTYITCLLKNGFGFKERTVLQLTKKVNNVEASWALGATLDHFHNLKIH
- the entpd5b gene encoding ectonucleoside triphosphate diphosphohydrolase 5 isoform X1, which produces MHAFWINSFGEKVKMKTTGPPLLLLLLAVAGLSRAQSKKTSLLDLTNSVGSILPSLSRPANHSRIFYAVMFDAGSTGTRIHVYTFIQSGSEELPVLDNEMFHSTKPGLSAYADSPEMAGHTVRMLLKVAKKTVPRLEWKRTPLVLRATAGLRLLATEKAQLLLEQVQLVFDQSPFLVPDDSVSIMNGTNEGILAWISVNYLTGHLNAQSKETVGILDLGGGSTQITFLPKPWKSIESVPVADYVARYDFSNSTFELYTYSYLGNGLMAARLATLGALGAEGLEWRVFTSSCLPRKFRDDWSFGGLTYQVSGDPHGYAGYKLCYQEVLKVVKGIIHQPYELQDSNVFYAFSYYFDRAVDAGLIDGVHGGTLEVRDFKKRAKEVCNKMTKYPPISAFLCMDMTYITCLLKNGFGFKERTVLQVRQHYTTGRVWGLAFKDATKGMDRNSLTKKVNNVEASWALGATLDHFHNLKIH